Proteins encoded together in one Lathyrus oleraceus cultivar Zhongwan6 chromosome 5, CAAS_Psat_ZW6_1.0, whole genome shotgun sequence window:
- the LOC127086474 gene encoding ATP-dependent zinc metalloprotease FTSH, chloroplastic, with protein MAFTTTSLLSTNFLGARNIPTPKTTKPSISLPVFYKTKFTNSLKPNNGNNYSEPLKTAAVSALILSSMSLNITPVALAVDNSTLPPPQPPVLEAQPNQLNPTNSSSPFSPNISLTAPKPQAQSSSDLPDGSQWRYSEFLNAVKKGKVERVRFSKDGAVLQLTAVDGRRANVIVPNDPDLIDILAMNGVDISVSEGEQGNGLFNFVGSLLLPFLAFAGLFLIFRRGQGGPGGPGGLGGPMDFGRSKSKFQEVPETGVTFADVAGADQAKLELQEVVDFLKNPDKYTALGAKIPKGCLLVGPPGTGKTLLARAVAGEAGTPFFSCAASEFVELFVGVGASRVRDLFEKAKSKAPCIVFIDEIDAVGRQRGAGMGGGNDEREQTINQLLTEMDGFSGNSGVIVLAATNRPDVLDSALLRPGRFDRQVTVDRPDVAGRVKILQVHSRGKALAKDVDFDKIARRTPGFTGADLQNLMNEAAILAARRELKEISKDEISDALERIIAGPEKKNAVVSEEKKKLVAYHEAGHALVGALMPEYDPVAKISIIPRGQAGGLTFFAPSEERLESGLYSRSYLENQMAVALGGRVAEEVIFGQENVTTGASNDFQQVSRVARQMVERFGFSKKIGQVAIGGGGGNPFLGQQMSSQKDYSMATADIVDKEVRELVEKAYVRASEIINTHIDILHKLAQLLIEKETVDGEEFMSLFIDGKAELYVS; from the exons ATGGCCTTCACCACCACTTCTCTCCTTTCCACAAACTTCTTAGGAGCAAGAAACATCCCAACCCCCAAAACAACCAAACCCTCCATTTCACTACCAGTTTTCTACAAAACCAAATTCACAAACTCTCTAAAACCAAACAATGGTAATAACTATTCAGAACCACTCAAAACCGCCGCTGTTTCCGCTCTTATCTTATCCTCTATGTCTCTAAATATAACTCCGGTGGCTCTCGCCGTCGATAATTCCACATTACCTCCACCACAACCACCGGTACTCGAAGCTCAACCAAATCAACTAAACCCTACAAACTCATCCTCGCCGTTCTCTCCAAACATTTCACTCACAGCACCAAAGCCTCAAGCGCAATCTTCCTCCGATCTCCCCGACGGTAGCCAGTGGCGTTACAGTGAGTTTCTGAATGCCGTTAAGAAGGGGAAGGTTGAGAGAGTTAGGTTTAGTAAAGACGGCGCTGTTCTTCAATTAACCGCCGTTGATGGACGGAGAGCGAACGTTATCGTTCCTAATGACCCTGACCTTATCGATATTTTGGCTATGAATGGTGTTGATATTTCTGTTTCTGAAGGTGAACAAGGGAACGGTTTGTTCAATTTCGTTGGTAGTTTGTTATTGCCGTTTCTTGCTTTTGCGGGTTTGTTCTTGATTTTCCGGCGTGGTCAAGGAGGACCCGGTGGTCCTGGTGGGCTTGGAGGGCCCATGGATTTCGGTAGATCGAAATCCAAATTCCAAGAGGTGCCAGAAACTGGAGTGACTTTCGCGGATGTGGCTGGTGCTGATCAGGCTAAGCTTGAGCTACAAGAAGTTGTTGATTTCTTGAAGAATCCTGATAAGTACACTGCTCTGGGAGCTAAGATTCCTAAAGGGTGTCTTCTGGTGGGTCCACCGGGAACCGGTAAAACATTGTTGGCGAGGGCGGTAGCTGGTGAAGCTGGTACGCCGTTCTTTTCGTGTGCGGCTTCGGAGTTCGTGGAGCTTTTTGTGGGAGTTGGTGCTTCTAGGGTTAGGGATTTGTTTGAGAAGGCGAAGTCGAAGGCGCCGTGCATTGTGTTTATTGATGAGATTGATGCAGTTGGGAGACAGAGAGGAGCTGGAATGGGTGGCGGGAATGATGAGAGGGAACAGACTATTAATCAGCTTTTGACTGAGATGGATGGATTTTCTGGTAATTCAGGTGTTATTGTCTTGGCTGCTACTAATAGACCTGATGTCCTTGATTCTGCATTGCTTAGACCTGGAAGGTTTGATAGGCAAGTTACCGTGGATAGACCCGATGTTGCCGGTAGAGTTAAAATCCTTCAG GTGCATTCTAGAGGAAAAGCACTTGCAAAGGATGTTGACTTTGATAAAATTGCCAGGAGAACTCCAGGATTCACAGGGGCTGATCTTCAGAATCTGATGAATGAAGCTGCTATTCTTGCAGCCAGGCGCGAGCTCAAGGAAATAAGTAAAGATGAGATATCTGATGCACTTGAAAGGATCATTGCTGGACCAGAAAAGAAAAACGCTGTTGTCTCAGAAGAGAAGAAGAAATTAGTAGCCTATCATG AGGCTGGCCATGCTTTAGTTGGTGCTTTGATGCCTGAATATGACCCTGTAGCTAAGATTTCCATTATACCTCGTGGCCAAGCTGGTGGTCTCACCTTTTTTGCTCCCAGCGAAGAGAGACTCGAGTCTGGATTGTACAGTAGAAGCTACTTGGAAAATCAAATGGCAGTTGCACTTGGAGGAAG GGTCGCAGAAGAGGTTATTTTTGGCCAGGAAAATGTCACCACTGGGGCATCAAATGATTTCCAGCAAGTTTCCCGAGTAGCGAGGCAAATGGTTGAGAGATTTGGGTTCAGCAAAAAAATCGGACAAGTTGCCATTGGCGGGGGCGGTGGAAACCCATTCTTGGGACAACAG ATGTCATCACAAAAAGATTATTCCATGGCAACTGCTGATATAGTGGATAAGGAGGTTAGAGAACTTGTAGAGAAAGCATATGTTAGAGCATCAGAAATTATCAACACTCACATTGACATTCTACACAAGCTTGCTCAACTTCTCATAGAGAAAGAAACAGTTGATGGTGAAGAGTTCATGAGTCTATTTATTGATGGAAAAGCAGAATTGTATGTTTCATAA